The segment gaaataaatacatttagctCAGAGTCATGGAGAGTTGATGAAGTTATCCTGCGATGCTGCAGTTGAAAGCGATGAACGGAATTTCAGGAAATTCTCACGGCAGGAGGCATCCGAAGGCACCATGCAGGTCACaagctccccctcctccctctgtcccctgccctgggATTCCACCGCGGGTCTCGGGGCAGGGGAGGCCAGGTAGGAAAAGGAGGAGGCCAAAGAGGTAGAAGCAACTACTGATTTTACCTGAGATGCTCTAGTTTTGTCTCGTTTAACGTCCTCCTTAAAATTTAATTGAGGAAAAAAGTAAGATCTTTTCTGCTGAGGAGAAAAAGTCTAAGACAGTGGCTCTCGGCAACTTCCCCTAACTTCAGAAACAAACAAAGCCAAACCACCTGATATTTGTATCCTCACCTATCTTAAAAAGGCACTTTGATAACTCCTTTCTTATAAATCCTTTAACCAATTTCACGCTAAGGTATAAACTCTATCTTAACAGCCCAAGGGGGTAGAGCATGcagagttttcttttcctctctggttTTGGGCTCCTTTGCTCCGGGAGGCCGGCGGGAAGGCAGGGTAGCAACAGGAAGAATGTGGTGCAGTATGAGCTCATGGCCATCAAGTGAGAGCGGGGAGCCAGTCCAGGGCCGGGATTCGATAGGGCAGGGCCGCGTCACCGCAGCTGCCGCATTTAACACCCGCCCGCTTGCAGCGGTCGCCAGATCTCTCTGGACCAGCTTGGGTGCAGGGCGCCTGCGGGAGCCAGCGAGAGCCCTGCGGCATCTCTTCTAACATGGCCGACTCGGAGAACCAGAGCCCCGCGGAGACGGAGACGAGCcaggcggcggcgggggcggcggggacGGCGGGGACGGCGGGGACGGCGGGGACGGCGGGgacggcggcggcgggggcggagCCGGCGGAGGAGGTAATGGCGCCAAGCACTCCGCAGGCTGCCGAGTCCCCCGGCGCGGCCGCTCAGGTGCCCGGGGAGCCCCAGGGCGCTGCAGAGAACGCAGCGCGGCCGAAAAATGACTTTATCGAGAGCCTGCCTAACTCGGTGAGATGCCGCGTCCTGGCCCTCAAAAAGCTGCAGAAGCGGTGCGATAAGATCGAAGCCAAATTTGACAAGGAGTTCCAGGCTCTGGAGAAGAAGTATAATGACATCTACAAGCCCCTGCTCGCCAAGATTCAAGAGCTGACCGGCGAGATGGAGGACTGCGCGTGGACCATGGAGGCAGACGACGATGAGGACGATTTCGATGATGAGGACTACGAGGACGAGGAGGACGGGGACGAGGAGCCACCCGAGGCGGGTTCCAAGCAGGCGGCCGCGGGGATGAAGGAGGATTGTATCCGCGCCGAGATGCCCGATGACCCCAAGCAGTAAGAGGGGGCAGAGACTGATGAGGAAAAAGCCGATGCagaaaacctgatttttttttttttttttttttttttttttgagtattgGTGGGCTTAAAAAGGGTTTCTGACCAAAATGCAATGTGGATTTATTCTGACAGTCCTCAGAATCGATTAAATTAAAGCAATTAGAATCCTGGCCAGCCCGTTTCAAATTTGACTTTCGTTTTGAACTTAATCAGTATGTCAAAAGGTACtgaagaaaaccaaattaaacgtaaaaattattttttcatgatcTCCTCTGGGAGGACTcgaactgagactcagagaaggtGTCAACAGATGTGAAATGAAGAACGTCACTTTGAAACCCGTTCATCACGCAGCCATTACACCACGCACGAACGCCCGAGCCCGAGCCGAGCCCGAACACTTTCCCGACGCGTCACTCTTCAGTTTCTCCAGCCCTGCGACATTTCCCCGAGCGGAGACGGCAGAGAGCAAGAAAAACGTCATCTTTTAAGACTTTGCTTTTGTAACCCGGACAGTTTACACCTGAGAGGAAAGGGCTGAGGACATTGAAAAAGACTGTGATGGAGATCAGGACACTAATTGTTAGTGAGGCCAGGGAAACTGCCATTGCTTGTTCTGAAAAATGTTGTGAATGTTTGAATTTAGAGTAACAATGTGGTTCCAGAGAGAGTGTAAAATCTGTACAATATCGTCAGCTTCTGTATTCGTTAGTTATAATCTCATGTTTATGTGTTTCCTTGGTGATGTTTAAGTATTACCTAGCATTTTAGAAGCATTCATTTACTTGAAGAGATGTAGAATGTAGCAAATTCTGTAAAGCATGTGTATTCAGTGTTGTGTAGTCTGAGCCTTGTGAAGTCTTTGTCATGTAGCTTTTAGGGTATAGCTGTGAAAATCATCAGAACTCTCACTGAAGTTAAtgtgtttggaaaaaatatatacttgaagAACTAATCCAAGTGTGTGCCCTTACCCCCAAGCTCAGAAGTAGAAAGGGTTTACGTTTGCTTGTATTAGCTGTGCCTTCATTATTTTGCTATGTAAATGtgacatattaaatataaaatggtgcataATTAATTTGTATTGCTTGACGACAGA is part of the Eulemur rufifrons isolate Redbay chromosome 13, OSU_ERuf_1, whole genome shotgun sequence genome and harbors:
- the NAP1L5 gene encoding nucleosome assembly protein 1-like 5 — its product is MADSENQSPAETETSQAAAGSPGAAAQVPGEPQGAAENAARPKNDFIESLPNSVRCRVLALKKLQKRCDKIEAKFDKEFQALEKKYNDIYKPLLAKIQELTGEMEDCAWTMEADDDEDDFDDEDYEDEEDGDEEPPEAGSKQAAAGMKEDCIRAEMPDDPKQ